In Saccharothrix syringae, the following are encoded in one genomic region:
- a CDS encoding TetR/AcrR family transcriptional regulator, with the protein MGMDRAERKRRTILGAAREVFLEHGYVGASMDQVAALAAVSKQTVYQHFTDKRGLFAAVITADVRAAEQRSDELLDALAGTADPEADLRAVARGLVTVVTQPHLVRMRRVVIGEAERFPDLAALWYATGPERGYHRLAERFARLADRGLLRVPDPLAAARHFTWLVLSVPLNQAMFDPAARPTEEELLRVADDGVRVFLAAYAA; encoded by the coding sequence ATGGGTATGGACCGGGCCGAGCGCAAGCGGCGGACGATTCTCGGTGCAGCACGGGAGGTGTTCCTCGAACACGGCTACGTGGGCGCGAGCATGGACCAGGTGGCGGCTCTCGCGGCGGTCTCCAAGCAGACCGTCTACCAGCACTTCACCGACAAGCGCGGCTTGTTCGCGGCGGTCATCACCGCCGACGTGCGCGCCGCGGAGCAGCGCTCGGACGAGCTGCTGGACGCCCTCGCCGGCACCGCCGACCCGGAGGCCGACCTCCGCGCCGTGGCCCGCGGGCTGGTCACCGTCGTGACCCAGCCGCACCTGGTCCGGATGCGGCGCGTCGTCATCGGCGAAGCCGAGCGGTTCCCCGACCTCGCCGCGCTCTGGTACGCCACCGGCCCGGAACGCGGGTACCACCGCCTGGCCGAGCGGTTCGCCCGGCTCGCCGACCGCGGCCTGCTGCGCGTCCCGGACCCGCTCGCGGCCGCGCGGCACTTCACCTGGCTCGTGCTGTCGGTCCCGCTCAACCAGGCCATGTTCGACCCCGCCGCGCGGCCCACCGAGGAGGAGCTGCTGCGGGTCGCCGACGACGGGGTCAGGGTCTTCCTGGCCGCCTACGCGGCCTGA
- a CDS encoding response regulator yields the protein MSSPLNVIDVLLVEDDPGDALMTQEAFEHHKIRNQLHVVRDGVEALEFLRREGQYADAPRPGLILLDLNLPKRDGREVLADIKADESLRTIPVVVLTTSEAEEDILRSYNLHANAYVTKPVDFDRFIEVVRQIDDFFVTVVKLPR from the coding sequence ATGAGCAGCCCGCTGAACGTGATCGACGTACTGCTGGTCGAGGACGACCCGGGCGACGCGCTGATGACGCAGGAGGCGTTCGAGCACCACAAGATCCGCAACCAGCTGCACGTGGTGCGCGACGGCGTCGAGGCGCTGGAGTTCCTGCGGCGCGAGGGGCAGTACGCGGACGCGCCCCGGCCCGGGCTGATCCTGCTGGACCTGAACCTGCCGAAGCGCGACGGGCGCGAGGTGCTGGCCGACATCAAGGCGGACGAGTCGCTGCGCACGATCCCGGTGGTGGTGCTGACCACGTCGGAGGCGGAGGAGGACATCCTGCGCAGCTACAACCTGCACGCCAACGCCTACGTCACCAAGCCGGTGGACTTCGACCGGTTCATCGAGGTCGTGCGGCAGATCGACGACTTCTTCGTGACCGTGGTGAAGCTGCCCCGCTAG
- a CDS encoding sensor histidine kinase — translation MDYRTRWPAARLLVAAVTTLIIVCAGAVAGMAVALSSLTDARVKLSDQINPARGAVLRIEAAAVDQETGLRGYLLTANQEFLTPYTEGQRTEQDAAADVRRLLGSVRPDLMDDLDQVLALGADWRAQYAEQRIASVRAAGVPTQGTSDAERGKVLFDRLRGAIDALVAELDVASGEARAELDDVARDVLWVAVGVGLLLVVIISAVAVVLYRILIAPLAGLAGDVRQVSSGDYAHEVRVTGPREVVMLGQDVEAMRSRILSDVTELQRSNSELEQFAYVASHDLQEPLRKVASFCQLLERRYSGQLDDRGEQYLRFAVDGAKRMQVLINDLLAFSRVGRITREQTLVDCDVLVEQVLDNYSEVIESTGATIEVADLPTVRGEESLLGGVFGNLVSNALKFRGQDPPHVRIGVERTDDSWTFTISDNGIGIDTEYAERIFVIFQRLHHKDDYPGTGIGLAMCRKIIEYHGGRIWLDTTEGPGTTFRFTLPAVEDDEQ, via the coding sequence ATGGACTACCGCACCCGCTGGCCCGCGGCCAGGCTGCTCGTCGCCGCCGTCACCACCCTGATCATCGTCTGCGCGGGAGCCGTCGCCGGCATGGCCGTCGCGCTGTCGAGCCTCACCGACGCCCGCGTGAAGTTGTCGGACCAGATCAACCCCGCCCGCGGCGCGGTGCTGCGGATCGAGGCGGCGGCGGTCGACCAGGAGACCGGGTTGCGCGGGTACCTGCTCACCGCGAACCAGGAGTTCCTGACCCCCTACACCGAGGGGCAGCGCACCGAGCAGGACGCGGCGGCCGACGTCAGGCGGTTGCTCGGATCGGTCCGCCCGGACCTGATGGACGACCTCGACCAGGTGCTCGCGCTGGGCGCCGACTGGCGGGCGCAGTACGCCGAGCAGCGCATCGCCTCGGTGCGCGCGGCCGGCGTGCCGACGCAGGGGACGTCCGACGCGGAGCGGGGCAAGGTGCTGTTCGACCGGCTGCGCGGCGCCATCGACGCCCTGGTCGCCGAGCTGGACGTGGCTTCCGGCGAGGCGCGGGCGGAGCTGGACGACGTCGCGCGCGACGTGCTGTGGGTGGCCGTCGGAGTGGGCCTGCTGCTGGTGGTGATCATCAGCGCGGTCGCGGTGGTGCTCTACCGGATTTTGATCGCGCCGCTGGCGGGCCTGGCGGGCGACGTGCGGCAGGTCTCGTCCGGCGACTACGCGCACGAGGTGCGGGTCACCGGCCCCCGCGAGGTCGTCATGCTCGGCCAGGACGTGGAGGCCATGCGCTCGCGCATCCTGTCCGACGTCACCGAGCTGCAGCGGTCCAACTCGGAGCTGGAGCAGTTCGCCTACGTCGCCTCGCACGACCTCCAGGAGCCGCTGCGCAAGGTGGCGAGCTTCTGCCAGCTGCTGGAGCGCCGCTACTCCGGCCAGCTCGACGACCGCGGCGAGCAGTACCTGCGGTTCGCGGTCGACGGCGCCAAGCGGATGCAGGTGCTGATCAACGACCTGCTGGCGTTCTCCCGGGTCGGCCGGATCACCCGCGAGCAGACCCTGGTGGACTGCGACGTGCTGGTCGAGCAGGTGCTGGACAACTACTCCGAGGTCATCGAGAGCACCGGTGCGACGATCGAGGTGGCCGACCTGCCGACGGTGCGCGGCGAGGAGTCGCTGCTGGGCGGGGTGTTCGGCAACCTGGTCAGCAACGCGCTCAAGTTCCGCGGCCAGGACCCGCCGCACGTGCGGATCGGGGTCGAGCGGACGGACGACTCCTGGACCTTCACCATCAGCGACAACGGCATCGGGATCGACACGGAGTACGCTGAGCGCATCTTCGTGATCTTCCAGCGCCTGCACCACAAGGACGACTACCCGGGCACGGGCATCGGGTTGGCGATGTGCCGGAAGATCATCGAGTACCACGGTGGCAGGATCTGGTTGGACACCACCGAGGGTCCCGGCACCACCTTCAGGTTCACCCTCCCGGCAGTAGAGGACGACGAGCAATGA